One Kryptolebias marmoratus isolate JLee-2015 linkage group LG21, ASM164957v2, whole genome shotgun sequence DNA segment encodes these proteins:
- the c1qtnf9 gene encoding complement C1q and tumor necrosis factor-related protein 9A, with protein sequence MSQIRFRVTLLLLLLAVRCVAEESTQTKGCVCGYPGIPGDPGHNGAPGRDGRDGLTGDKGDRGEIGPVGQAGNDGHKGDKGDIGATGPSGLKGKRGDNGDRGPPGKMGPQGVQGPIGLKGNKGELGLPGPIGPKGDWGPPGPEGPKGEIGLRGERGFQGPLGPPGKPGPKGDIGVPGHKGSIGYRGERGTRGEKGDQGEKGQSPFIPKSAFSVGLSVQTKLPAANAPIQFDKIIYNEQSHYDPLTGRFTCASAGAYYFTYHITVFSRNVKVALVKNGAKIIHTTDNYQSSEDQAAGGAVLHLEVGDRVWLQVVGGELYNGLFADEDDDTTFSGFIIFGA encoded by the exons ATGTCACAAATTAGGTTCAGGGttactctgctgctgctgctcctggcTGTCAGATGCGTCGCAGAGGAATCGACACAAACCAAAGGCTGTGTTTGTGGATACCCGGGTATACCAGGCGATCCCGGCCACAATGGGGCGCCTGGGAGGGACGGCCGGGATGGACTCACAGGGGACAAAGGGGATCGAG GTGAAATTGGCCCTGTTGGACAAGCAGGTAACGATGGACACAAGGGAGACAAAGGAGACATTG GTGCAACTGGCCCATCAGGGCTCAAAGGAAAAAGAGGTGACAACGGAGATCGGGGGCCTCCTGGGAAAATGGGGCCCCAAGGAGTGCAAGGGCCCATTGGACTGAAAGGAAATAAGGGAGAGCTTGGACTTCCAGGACCTATAGGGCCTAAAGGAGACTGGGGACCTCCTGGACCAGAGGGTCCAAAAGGGGAAATTGGTCTCAGAGGTGAAAGAGGCTTTCAGGGACCTCTAGGACCCCCTGGCAAGCCAGGCCCTAAGGGGGACATTGGTGTTCCAGGTCACAAAGGAAGTATTGGTTACCGCGGAGAACGAGGGACTCGAGGAGAGAAGGGAGATCAGGGTGAAAAGGGACAGTCGCCCTTCATCCCTAAAAGCGCCTTCTCCGTGGGTCTCTCAGTTCAAACTAAACTCCCAGCAGCCAATGCGCCAATCCAGTTTGACAAGATTATTTACAACGAGCAAAGTCACTACGATCCACTAACAGGAAGGTTCACCTGCGCCTCGGCGGGCGCCTACTACTTCACCTACCACATCACAGTCTTTTCTCGGAACGTGAAAGTGGCCCTCGTGAAGAACGGGGCCAAAATCATCCACACCACGGATAACTACCAGAGCAGCGAGGATCAGGCAGCGGGCGGCGCCGTGCTGCACCTGGAGGTGGGGGACAGGGTGTGGCTGCAGGTGGTCGGAGGGGAACTGTACAACGGGCTCTTTGCCGACGAAGATGATGACACAACCTTCTCTGGGTTTATAATCTTTGGAGCTTAA
- the tagln3b gene encoding transgelin-3b isoform X1: MLRKLDSHTDYTERPAMANRGPSYGLSREVQEKIDQKYDPDLEQRLVDWIVAQCGGNLEKPQPGKQNFQKWLMDGTILCRLINSLYPRGKEPIKKIAETQMAFKQMEKISQFLQAAEAYGVTTTDIFQTVDLWEAKDMAAVQRTLMALGSLAVTKDDGQYKGDRDWFHRKAQGYRREFTEEQLRQGQSLIGLQMGSNRGASQAGMTGYGMHRQIM; encoded by the exons ATGCTCCGGAAACTG GACAGCCATACAGATTACACAGAGAGACCTGCCATGGCGAACAGAGGGCCCAGTTACGGACTGAGCCGAGAGGTGCAGGAGAAGATCGACCAGAAGTACGACCCGGACCTGGAGCAGCGCCTGGTGGACTGGATAGTTGCACAGTGTGGAGGAAACCTGGAGAAGCCACAGCCGGGCAAGCAGAACTTCCAGAAATGGCTGATGGATGGAACA ATCTTGTGTCGACTCATCAACAGCCTCTATCCGAGAGGAAAAGAACCCATCAAAAAGATCGCAGAGACCCAGATGGCCTTTAAACAAATGGAGAAGATCTCCCAGTTCCTGCAGGCAGCAGAAGCTTATGGAGTCACAACCACAGATATCTTTCAAACTGTAGACCTCTGGGAAG CAAAAGACATGGCGGCGGTACAAAGAACCCTGATGGCTCTGGGTAGTTTGGCGGTCACGAAAGACGATGGTCAATACAAAGGTGACAGAGACTGGTTCCACAG GAAAGCTCAAGGGTATCGACGAGAGTTCACCGAAGAGCAGCTGCGTCAGGGACAGAGTCTGATCGGCCTGCAGATGGGCAGCAACCGAGGGGCTTCTCAGGCGGGAATGACGGGCTACGGCATGCACCGTCAGATCATGTAG
- the tagln3b gene encoding transgelin-3b isoform X2 translates to MANRGPSYGLSREVQEKIDQKYDPDLEQRLVDWIVAQCGGNLEKPQPGKQNFQKWLMDGTILCRLINSLYPRGKEPIKKIAETQMAFKQMEKISQFLQAAEAYGVTTTDIFQTVDLWEAKDMAAVQRTLMALGSLAVTKDDGQYKGDRDWFHRKAQGYRREFTEEQLRQGQSLIGLQMGSNRGASQAGMTGYGMHRQIM, encoded by the exons ATGGCGAACAGAGGGCCCAGTTACGGACTGAGCCGAGAGGTGCAGGAGAAGATCGACCAGAAGTACGACCCGGACCTGGAGCAGCGCCTGGTGGACTGGATAGTTGCACAGTGTGGAGGAAACCTGGAGAAGCCACAGCCGGGCAAGCAGAACTTCCAGAAATGGCTGATGGATGGAACA ATCTTGTGTCGACTCATCAACAGCCTCTATCCGAGAGGAAAAGAACCCATCAAAAAGATCGCAGAGACCCAGATGGCCTTTAAACAAATGGAGAAGATCTCCCAGTTCCTGCAGGCAGCAGAAGCTTATGGAGTCACAACCACAGATATCTTTCAAACTGTAGACCTCTGGGAAG CAAAAGACATGGCGGCGGTACAAAGAACCCTGATGGCTCTGGGTAGTTTGGCGGTCACGAAAGACGATGGTCAATACAAAGGTGACAGAGACTGGTTCCACAG GAAAGCTCAAGGGTATCGACGAGAGTTCACCGAAGAGCAGCTGCGTCAGGGACAGAGTCTGATCGGCCTGCAGATGGGCAGCAACCGAGGGGCTTCTCAGGCGGGAATGACGGGCTACGGCATGCACCGTCAGATCATGTAG
- the abhd10b gene encoding abhydrolase domain containing 10, depalmitoylase b, producing MAAVSLRSCRRGLSQFLSNGGVAALSSKRPQGDRRHKSSVQYASRPDLPKLAYRRVKGKSPGVVFLPGYGSNMNGQKAESLEEFCRSLGHSYLRFDYTGHGASEGVLTEGTIGIWKKDVLFMMDELTEGPQILVGSSMGGWLMLLAAIARPEKTAALVGISSATDHFVTAFNSLPIETRKELEAKGEWTLPSKHSEEGFYKFSMDFLREAENHCVLQSPIPITCPVRLIHGLKDEDVPWHISMQVAERVLSPDVDVILRRNGQHRMCEKDDIKLMVYTIDDLIDKLTTMV from the exons ATGGCAGCCGTGTCGCTGAGGTCCTGCCGCAGAGGACTTTCGCAATTTTTAAGCAACGGCGGGGTTGCAGCCTTGTCTTCAAAGCGACCACAAG ggGACAGGAGACACAAGTCCTCAGTGCAGTATGCATCACGACCAGACCTTCCAAAGCTGGCTTACAGAAGAGTGAAGGGGAAGAGCCCAGGTGTGGTCTTCCTGCCAGGTTATGGCTCCAACATGAATGGGCAGAAAGCTGAGTCTCTGGAGGAGTTCTGCAGGTCATTAGGCCACTCATACCTCAG gTTTGACTACACAGGACATGGGGCCTCGGAAGGAGTGTTAACAGAAGGAACTATTGGTATCTGGAAAAAAGATGTTCTTTTCATGATGGATGAGTTAACAGAGGGGCCACAG ATTTTAGTGGGCTCCAGCATGGGTGGTTGGCTCATGCTGTTGGCAGCCATCGCAAGGCCAGAAAAGACTGCGGCGTTGGTGGGAATCTCCTCTGCAACCGATCACTTCGTCACAGCGTTCAACTCTCTACCAATAGAG ACTCGGAAGGAGTTAGAGGCCAAAGGGGAGTGGACGCTGCCATCCAAACACTCAGAGGAAGGCTTCTACAAGTTTAGCATGGACTTTCTGCGTGAGGCAGAAAACCACTGTGTGCTTCAGAGCCCCATCCCCATCACCTGCCCCGTACGGCTCATCCACGGCCTCAAAGACGAGGACGTCCCCTGGCACATCTCCATGCAGGTGGCGGAGCGCGTCCTGAGCCCTGACGTCGATGTCATCCTCAGGCGGAACGGCCAGCACCGCATGTGTGAGAAGGACGACATCAAGCTGATGGTTTACACGATCGACGACCTGATAGACAAGCTGACCACCATGgtctga
- the LOC108230484 gene encoding uncharacterized protein LOC108230484: MVRPSGRPPKTPSPAFSHAERFQEGAGAGSDHHAPTEDSDNDHESTPKRQRKEKVTAMLTEEEEQSMVEWLVGNPILYNRKLKNYKRTTRKEALWREKAEEIGKDVLILKTWYTSLRTRYGRLKKLCSKHESPELTERDFWILGCFEFLRPHIIEVQRRRMKKEKVGVNDIPPIEEDLDHDADTLTTHPESVKPQPVSPLSSVSSTKPATAGAACGRGVAADEDDEALLTSLCERPQQFLTMQQQQQLHDQLRPEDERERDAFAEWLRSAMRNFEHSVWRRCQRELTDVMYRFIAENDALRIKKQPLC, from the exons ATGGTCAGGCCTTCTGGACGACCACCAAAAACCCCATCACCTGCATTCTCTCACGCTGAGCGTTTCCAGGAGGGAGCCGGTGCTGGTTCTGATCACCACGCTCCCACAGAAGACTCAGACAACGACCATGAGTCCACTCCTAAGAGGCAGAGGAAGGAGAAGGTGACGGCCATGctgacagaggaggaagagcagtCCATGGTTGAGTGGCTGGTGGGCAACCCCATCCTCTACAACCGCAAGTTGAAAAATTACAAACGCACCACTAGGAAGGAGGCTCTGTGGCGTGAAAAGGCCGAGGAGATTGGGAAGGACGTCCTCATACTGAAGACCTGGTACACCAGTCTGCGCACGAGATACGGCCGACTGAAGAAGCTCTGCTCCAAGCATGAGTCCCCCGAGCTGACGGAGCGCGACTTCTGGATACTTGGATGCTTCGAGTTCCTGAGACCACACATCATTGAGGTCCAGAGGAGGCGAATG AAGAAGGAAAAGGTTGGTGTCAATGACATCCCCCCTATTGAAGAGGACCTCGATCATGATGCTGACACACTCACAACCCATCCTGAATCAGTAAAACCTCAACCCGTGTCCCCCCTGAGCAGCGTCTCCAGCACCAAACCAGCTACAGCTGGTGCTGCCTGTGGCAGAGGAGTGGCAGCTGACGAGGACGACGAGGCCCTGCTCACAAGCCTCTGTGAACGCCCCCAGCAGTTCCTGACcatgcaacagcagcagcagcttcacgaTCAGCTCAGGCCAGAGGATGAACGGGAGCGTGACGCGTTTGCGGAGTGGCTCAGGTCAGCCATGCGCAACTTTGAGCACTCTGTTTGGAGGAGGTGCCAGCGTGAGCTCACTGACGTAATGTACCGCTTCATTGCCGAGAACGATGCTCTGAGGATCAAAAAACAGCCTCTGTGTTAG